A segment of the Allosaccharopolyspora coralli genome:
GCCAGCCGCAGCCCGGTGAGCACGAACGGCGCCACACTGGGCAACTGCACCCGCAGCAGCACGAGATGCCGGGGCAGGTTGAACGCCCGAGCGGTCTCGACGTGCTGGCCGTCGATCTCCCGCAGCGCGTACATCGTGTTGAACAGCAGCGGCCACACCGCCGCGTACACGGCGAGCAGGATCTTCGACTCCGGTCCACTGCCGATCGCCACCAGCACGAGGGGGATCAACGCGACCGACGGGATCGGACGCAGGAAGTCCACCAGCGAGCCGACCGCGGTCCGCAACACCGGCACGCTGCCGAGCAGCAGCCCACCGGGGATCGCGACGACCGCGGCCAGACCCATCGCGATGGCCCACGCCAGCACGGTGGCGATCACGTCGAGCACGAAGTCCCGCTCGCCGAGCAGCCGAACGAGTTCGGTGAGCACGACCGACGGCGGCGGCAG
Coding sequences within it:
- a CDS encoding ABC transporter permease, which gives rise to MRNHLRSVVGVAVFLVLCELVARSGLAPQEYLPPPSVVLTELVRLLGERDFVLDVIATVLAWAIAMGLAAVVAIPGGLLLGSVPVLRTAVGSLVDFLRPIPSVALIPLVLVAIGSGPESKILLAVYAAVWPLLFNTMYALREIDGQHVETARAFNLPRHLVLLRVQLPSVAPFVLTGLRLAASTALIVLISVEMLAGGAGGLGQFIFIAGSGGGRMDQVMAGTVLAGILGYLVNAGMAGAQRRWVTWAPAGAAT